A window of the Trichoderma asperellum chromosome 4, complete sequence genome harbors these coding sequences:
- a CDS encoding uncharacterized protein (SECRETED:SignalP(1-30)~EggNog:ENOG41~TransMembrane:7 (n17-25c30/31o103-124i145-164o176-195i207-225o237-254i266-286o298-317i)) encodes MAALRGGRPSSRAISMILLLVAFFAGVSLASVGDQLEDFKRCLDVCKVENCGPGKTETPIPLSRRLLLWDCPAECDYTCQHIITASRVASGLNVVQFHGKWPFYRFLGVQEPFSVLFSIGNFWAHWQGLKKIRDQIPAHYSLRPYYEVFSYFGLAAWIFSSIFHTRDFAATEQLDYFAAGASVLYGTYYTVVRIFRLDRKTPRRRSVLRVWTLLCVVLYACHIGYLKLFSWDYTYNMAANVVVGIIHNALWSWFSFHRYRKLGRTWAMWPSIAVAWVMFSMSMELFDFPPWLGCIDAHSLWHLMTIGPTVLWYNFLVKDANDDIAGSERLKA; translated from the exons ATGGCGGCTCTACGAGGCGGGAGACCAAGCTCTCGCGCCATCTCCATGATCTTGCTGCTCGTGGCATTCTTTGCGGGAGTCAGCCTTGCTTCTGTCGGTGACCAGCTGGAGGACTTCAAACGATGTCTTGAC GTCTGCAAGGTCGAAAACTGCGGCCCTGGCAAAACTGAAACCCCAATTC CCCTCtcccgccgcctcctcctctgggACTGTCCCGCCGAATGCGACTACACCTGCCAACACATCATCACCGCCTCCCGCGTCGCCTCCGGCCTCAACGTCGTCCAGTTCCACGGCAAATGGCCCTTCTACCGCTTCCTCGGCGTGCAGGAGCCCTTCTCCgtgctcttctccatcggcAATTTCTGGGCGCACTGGCAAGGGCTTAAGAAGATCCGCGACCAAATCCCAGCCCACTACTCCCTCCGCCCCTACTACGAGGTCTTCTCCTATTTTGGCCTCGCCGCCTGGATCTTCAGCTCCATCTTCCATACCCGTGACTTTGCTGCCACCGAGCAGCTCGACTACTTCGCCGCCGGCGCCAGCGTCCTGTACGGGACGTACTACACCGTCGTGCGCATCTTCCGGCTCGACCGCAAGACGCCGCGCCGGCGCTCGGTGCTGCGGGTGTGGACGCTGCTCTGCGTTGTGCTGTATGCCTGCCACATCGGATACCTAAAACTCTTCAGCTGGGACTATACTTACAACATGGCCGCCaacgtcgtcgtcggcatcATCCACAACGCCCTCTGGAGCTGGTTCAGTTTCCACCGCTACCGCAAGCTGGGCCGCACGTGGGCCATGTGGCCCAGCATCGCAGTGGCATGGGTCATGTTCTCCATGAGCATGGAATTGTTTGATTTCCCGCCCTGGCTGGGCTGCATCGATGCTCACAGCTTGTGGCACCTAATGACGATTGGGCCGACTGTCCTATGGTATAA TTTCCTGGTCAAGGATGCAAATGATGATATTGCCGGAAGCGAGAGGTTAAAAGCGTAA